Part of the Numenius arquata chromosome 5, bNumArq3.hap1.1, whole genome shotgun sequence genome is shown below.
GCTGGCCAGGACATGTGGTTGTGTCTTAGTGGGCTTTGTGTACTGTTTTCCACTTGAGAGGACTTCTTTAGTGCAAGTTTTCTTTGCCACTGCGAAAAAACCTTAAATGAACAACAATGAATAACTGTACTGGAGAAGCCATGGGAGCGTACAGCCATGCAAAAGAGCCATCATTCTTGGTCTCAGACCTTATAGAACAATTGTTTTATGAAAATTTGAGGTTCTTCCATTTTCCACGGAAATCTTTGGACGTAAAGAGGATGGCTTtactagaaaaaaatgaattttcattatCCCATAATCTCAAGGCCACTGGCATGGGAAAGGTTTTTCTACCTGGAGTGTTTGACAGTGTGCTCAGCTGCCCCAGTGCTGTTCCAGTGTGAACCTAGGATGaattttaaatctgcttttccttccctaaGGTGTCCCTGACTCTTCACTAAGAAGGCATGCTGAGAAAATTATAGCCCCTCAGCTATTAGAAAATTATAGTGCTCTTATTGAAAAGAGCGGAGGCTCGTTTTAAACTTACAGGTATGGAATTCAAGTACTTGAATTTGGGGAAGTTCACCATCCTCCAAAATTAGGCAGACCATACAGACCTCAGCTACAAGCCCAGCTGGGCTGGTCAGAGCCGGGTTCTTTCATCCAAACCTTTAAAATAGGGAAAATGTCAGAAATTTGGGCCATTCATTTTCCCGGTCACAGATGAGCCGTGGCTCTGTGCTAGAAGGGAGGTTTCTGCCATGAGGAAGGCATATCAGAGAGCTAATTTACTCGTTCAACCCGGCGCGCTGGCACGGGGATCCTGCATGCAAAAAAACACGGCAAATTGATTGCGAGTGGTTTGCTTGAAAGAAGAAGCGGGAGGTGTGTTAAGCAGATGTCTTCATGGCAATATGGCAAATTAAGTGGAGGAGTTCCTATATTTTCCTGCGTTTCTACTTACTGTGGGGTCTCTGGACTGTTTTAATAGCTGATcaaaaaaggaagggagagcaggagcaGACAGCCGTAACGGTGGAAGACCAGCCAGCCGGGATGTTTGCAAGCAAAAAGGTTTGCAAGCTGCGGTACTGCCAAAATTCCCTGAAGGAGAAGAATTTACTGGGATGATTGGCTCCCGAGAGGGAAATTTTTCCTATGATAAGTGCTGTGCATATCTCCAGCTTCTGTTTTTCCACTCGGGGCTTGGATTTCCCATTATGCAAGCCTATTTGCCTTTTTAATCCAGTATTTTCTCCTCAAATGTATGAGACGGGGAATGCTTTGTTGCGCTAAAGGAGAGCTGTCTTAAGGAAGAAACTGAGCTAAGGCCTCGACCAGGGCACAGGGAGACccgttttgggtttgtttttttttcccctggtttctgAATATTTAGATGCTCAAAACTAGACACCACAGAGCACGTGCCAGGGTGGGGGAAGACCACTCCTTTTCCAGCCTGCTCTAATGCACAGCTCAGACACTACAGGGAGCAAAACCTCACCCCGCTCCCTTTTTCTGACCCCCAGTCTCCCAGGCCAACAGAAGTTTGGAATTTTTCCTGAGCTGCCGTCTGCATATTTTGCACGGTGGGGTCAAATCCTGCTTTCAGTCGCTGTAAACTTCTTTTCCTGCCACAGCATCCCCTCAGGCTGAACTTCACCATGTCCTTGTCTGGCAGCCTCGGCGCCGATGAGTGAACTCTCTggctcccagtgccttccagttGGGTCCAGGACCATCCTCCAGCCTGGTGTCAAGGCACAGGGGTGTGGGTGCACTGGCTGTGTCCCTgcgaggggtgtgtgtgtgtgtgtgtgtgtgtaggaccCTATGGGGTCTGGGGTATGTGGGTGCCCGCATCCCCCCGAGGGGGCTGGTACCGAGGGGGGATGTCTCTGGGACGGTGCGTGTCTGCGTGGGAGCTGctggcgggggggcgggcggtgTCGCTGCCGGTTGCAGCCACACGCGGTGCCCGTGCATCGGGTGGGGTGCGCTTTGTGCAAAGGGGGAGACAGGCGtgtgcggggggagggggggcggagaGGGGGGCTGCCGCCCTGCCCCCGCCCGCGCTGCTGCCCACGCCGTGCCCCGAGGGGGCGGGCcgggaggcggggcggggcggggcggccgctgCCCCCCGGCCCACGCGGGGCCCCGCTTGCCACTcgcccggtggcggcggcggcggccgtggcCGGGCGCAGCGCGGAGCGGAGCCGAGtcctgccgccgccgcgggaGGCCGGTGAgcgaggagcggggccgggggcgagcaCCGGGCCTCCGCCTCCCGGGACAAAGCCGGGCTGGGAGGGACCCCGCCGCCGctcggggccggggcggggccgccgaGGGTCCGGGGTGGCGGGGCCGTGCCGGTGCCCACCGAGCATGCGGgcggagggcagggagggggggattACGAAGCCGGCCCCGGGCGAGCGGCGGTCCGCACCGGCAGGGCTGCCCGCCCCGAGAGCCCCGGCGGGCCCTGCCCGGTAAACTTTTCTCAGTCCCGGTGGACGCCCGGCGCACCGGAGGAGCCGTCTGGCAGCGTGAGCTGCCTGGGTTGGGGGTTTCTTTTTGCGCCGGAGCATCCTGGTGCTGCATCCTGGCATCTCTATGCTAGATAACAGGTAGCCTTTATACCGGGTCCTTGCCGGTGCCCCGGGAGGCGCGGGGGCTCCGAGGGTGCCTccgccccagctcctgcctttcGGCTTGCCCGGGGCGAGGGGGTCGAGCCCCGCCGGTTTCCCCGCACGGCACCGCGTGGGTTGGAGTAGGATGGATACCGGCTGCGCCGCCGGCGTGCGGACACGGGGCCGCCTGCCCCGGGCTCTGGGGCAGCGAGAAACAACGGCTGGTTTAGCTGCAGAAAGGGAAATCCCGATCTTTAAAAGGCAGTTGGCAGCGCCGATTGTTAAAGCAGAAGcgaagagttttttctggctccggtccctgctttcctccctttgatatttttatttttttcttcttttctggcgCTCATCAGGACACTTGTTCAACTTCGGGTGATGCCGGACACTGCTTGCTAGatttgaaaggaaacaaagaatagAATATTTGTTAAAGATGTTTTCCctgaaaataatgtaataatgTTAATCTTGCTGAAGGTGTTGGGGTATGTCCAAGAGTGATTTGCTGTCCTTTGGTTAATTTGGACTCTGTGAAGTCCATGGAAAAACCTGTCTAATACAGTCTCTTCCCTAAAAACAGAGATTTGTGAATCTGATTTGTGAATCCTATtgatattcccttttttttctgctctttcataAAACAGATCCTAATTTATCAGCCTGCCAGACATAACAAGTCTGCAAGTATTAATGCTTTAGCCGATCAAAGCCTCCTTTCCCAAAGGTGGCATTTGCATTCAGATGATGTTTGTGGGTCAATACCCCCTTCACTTTGTCCCACCCGAGCTCTGATTCTTCCTCTTCGCCGTGCAATAGTGTGGCTCTCGGAGAGGCTGGCCAGGGCATTTCTGAGACACGAGGCGAGAGGCAGGTGCAAAGGTGTCCCGTAGCTATGGTGGTGTTGCAGTATGCTGGCGTGGAGGAAGCATTGAAGGATCAGGCTGCTAAATTTTGGTCCTGTGCCATCAGGATTGGGTGTAAAAGTGCTTGTTCACTCGGAGACCCTCAGGGAAGGAGCCTCAGTTTGCATTGAGATCAGCTGGCCAGGAGATGATGACCTAAAGCTGGTTAGGTGGGGAAGGACTCTGTGGAGCAGTGTGGGAGACTTGTGTGCCCTGACACTCATAGCAGCCGGCTGCAATTTTCCTGATCTAGTTGCATTTTCTGATCTTTTCTTCCCTAATCCACTGAGCTTTGTGGGAGACCTCGTCTGAAGTGTCTCCAAAGTTGTTAGCTCCAGGTAGCTACCGGCTGAGTGCAATCAGACCTGgctgtgcggggagggggggcacaggaATGCAGGAATGTCTTATTCCTGGGGCATTTCctcctggggaaggaagatggGAAGGGATCCTTGTCTGTAAGTAATCCAAGAGCAAAACGTTTCTCCCCTTGCAGACAATGAATCGTTTCAGCGAACTGACACTGTTATTTGTGGCTCCTGGCAAACCAGATAAGAGCTTTTTGCCAGGCACTTGCTCACAtcagtgccagccccagcctTGCTGATTGCCTTTCTCCACTGCACTGGGTGGGAGAGAAGCTTTTGTGTACCACAGCAGTAATCACAGTGGTGCTTCAGAGTGGAGGAAGGTTGTTGCTGGTCCCCTTGGTTACACTGTCTCTGATTCTGGTCCTTGTATCCCCAGGCCTTTGTATTTTCCAGAGACAGGATGCCACTTTGGAGAAGGAATTTTTTCTGTCTGGCTCTGCTTGTGGGGCTGTGAACAGCTATTTCCAAGACTTCTTTCCTTTACCCTTGATCTAAACCTTACATGAGGCTGGTTATACATGCTCGTTAAACGGGGAATTAAATCACATTGGAATGCTGCTTGCTTGATGTCTTCTCTATTACAGAGCTATGCTTAGAAGTTGAGGCTTTTTAAGTAAGCGTGTGGGCTTTAGCTAAGCTGTGAAAAAAGCCTTGTAAACAATAAGCCTTTGTGATGAAGGCAGAGTAAGTGTAATTATCACCTGTCCTGTTAAAAATCTTCCCATTTGGGGGCATAACCAAACTAATCACAGTGTTGTGCTTTTCCAGataactaggtgatctttaagagTGGCTCTGGGAAGCAAATGCAAAATGAGCAGCGGAGGACACTGCAGAAGACGCAGAGGGCTCTTGGTCTGAGCCACGAGGATTTGAAGATGTCTGCGTGCAGTGACTTTGTGGAACACGTTTGGAAGCCCGGCTCCTGCAAAAACTGCTTCAACCCAAAGAGTTCCCATCGGCTGCAAACACCCCCAGACGTGGGAGCTTGTGGTGCGCTCCCGAATGGGGTTAGGACCAAGCCTGAGAGCCCCGCGTTGGAAGACGAAGGTGTAAATACCTCCCCCTTCTCAAAGCCAACAATTGCTGTGAAGCCAACTATGATAAACTCAGATGTTTCTGACGCGTGGGCGGATGTGAATATGAATGCAGATCTGTCACAGGTAATGATTAATCCAGTCGAAGCATGACTTCCCGTTACTTACCTCTCCTTGGGAGTGCTAGGAATATCTGCTCAAACGGTttccttccctttgtttttccttctggtcTTGACTCAGGTTTTTAAGCCTTATATTGGCTTCTCAAAGTATCTTTGGCTGAAGCTGAATGAGATGTTGCTCACAAGGCATGTGCAAAGGAGCTTAAAATATGTTGTTTGTTTAGGAACTTCCGGATTTTAAATGAGGATGCGGGTTAAAGTTATTTTCCTGGGAAGATATACTGGAAAGAAGTCCTGTCTGGTTGCAGTCAGTGCTAATGGCATCCATGGTCTTCATGGGTGGGAAGAAAGTGCCCTACCTTGCTAGCCCAGCTTCTTGGGCTCCCAACCTTTGCCAGAGCAGTAGTGCCCTCTGGGTGTAgcgctgctgcctgcctgcaaacGGGCAAGCCCTGGTGGCGTGAGTTGCTACTGAGACGGGTGGTTcactcctctccctgcccagctgaTACCAGCATTGCCCCAGCCACGCAGAGCGAAGCCTGTGCTGCTGTCACCCTGCCTGTGACGTAGATGTGATCGTACATCGCGCCCTTGTCCCAGAGGAGAGATAGGGTTCACCAGCTCTCTTCTTAGTCTCCTGTTGCTCTCCCCTGCTTCTCTTCTAGGATTAGAGGGCACACAAGCACAGGCTGCCGTCGTTAGTggggtttgatctgcatgcagaGATTTGTCCCCAGGCTGAGTTTTGCACTATGGAACCAGGTTCTGCcaccctgggatgggggggggaggggtcgcTTTGCAGGCACATGTtaccccctgcctctcccactcCTCCTCTCCCTTGGCAAGCAGGATAGATCTCCCTCGGATGAAGAGATTTCGGATGCATTTCCCCACCTGCTCACCAGTCCCTAGCGCTGAGCGTAGCTAAGCTGCTATCCCAGGATAACCTGTGATCATCTGTGTCTGTGCTCTGGAGTGTGCGACTCCGGAGCAGCagtgtgaaatgaaatgaaaataagcagAGGGAGGTGCAAATATTCCTTCCCTCTCTGAATTGTTAATTGCACGGTGATTCGCAGGCAGGATGACAGGTTGGACACGTTTCTGGCAGCGAACccacagaaagagaaaggagaacgCCTTATTTCAGTGCATTGCCATAGTTGGTAACGCAAGGATTGCAAGTGGTCCAGGAAATAGGGCAAGTGTAATTTAAGTAGAAAGGTTTGCGGTAGTTGTTGGTGGAGTGAGCACAGAGCAAAACAGACTGTGAACACCAGAGGATTTTTCTGtggagctggggttttttggttttactttttcttttttttttgtttgggtttttttttgtttgttttggttttttgttttttaatattcctgtttcatttttttgcatATGCACATCCTGACACCGCACTTGTCTCTTTGGCCCGTGCAGGTCAGCTGGGGCATGGTTTCTGGCAAACACCTCCTTCTGAAATCAGGAGATGCGCAGCGGATCTGCCTCGACAATTTTGGCAACGGTGGTGTGAGAAAGCCCTTCCTTCACAACCCGCCCAGTGACTGCTTGTCTTGCTGTCCTCCTAGCTACTCCATGGTGGGCCTGCGCAGCCTGGAGAGTCGAGTGGAGAGAAATGTCTCCATCCACAGCCTGGTGCTTGTGGGTGAGGTGGGCAAGCAGGAGGACAGAGCCAAAGACAAATTTGCCCTTCCGCATCGGGCCCTTTGCCCTAATCCATCTGTCTTGGGGGACAGAAGCACCACAAACTCCAGCAAAAACCCTCCTTCCCAAGCCAGAGAAGGAGCAGCGCTTCCCTCGGAGGGTGACTGTGGTCGCCTCTCCTCCAGCTTTGAAAGTGAAGGGGGTGAGTACTGTTCAATCACAGACTGCCGCAGAGAGCACCCTGTCTCACGGGAGCCACGTTGTGCAGAGGGAAAGGGTGCCCGGTGTGAGAAGGAGAGCCCCGCTCCCTGCGGATGGAGGCAGCGGGATGCTCCAGAGATTCCCAGGCCAAGCGGCAGGGTAGTAAAGTTCAGTGAAGAGGAACACAGAGCTGCAAACGTGGCCTTCTGCATCACAAAAGACCAGGGTGATCCTCTCCCCTATGCCCTGTGttcagagaggaaaaagctgGCTCTCCACTCTGAACCTGCTGCCTTCCCTGAGAGCATGGGGAGCAGCAAGGCAGCTGCCTTTGCTTTGTCCCGGGAGGACGAGGACTTACCTCTCCCTGAAGAGCCCTCTGTCACTGGAGGGCCCCGGCCTGAGGGTTCAAGCACTCCTCAACAGGCTCTGGTGGAACCACAGCGCTCTCACCTCGCCGAGCCAGCCCATGGTGATCCCATCTATGCCGAGAGCACCAAGAGGAAGAAGGTGCAGCTGAAGGCTGTCAGTGGACAGGCAAAAGCAGAGAAGATGGCCCGTGGCACTGGCAAGGAGCAAGCTGATGGGATGTGGAGAGATGGTGGCTGGGCGTTGGGTGGTGAAAAGGAATACCAGGACTCCGCCGGCCAAGTGGCAGCAAAGATAACTATAATGACGGCACACACTGAGGATGATCACAAGACAATATTCCTCAGCAGCCCTGACTCAGCAGTGGGAGTTCAGTGGCCGTGCATCAGCCCCACTTCCCACGCTGATTTTGGGGCTTCATCACCTGCCATTGAGCCTGGAGACATTTTTCAAGCATCTGGAAGTGAAAACAGCCCAAGATTTCATCTGGCAGCTCCTGCCAAGACCTCAGTTACTGAGGGTCCGGCCATTCCCCCAAAGATGTCCAAAAACAGCCAGGCGGGCAGTGAGGGGAACCGTGTGGCCCCAGTAAGCTCCCATGTGGCAAGGTTTGGTGATGACAACAGCCACGATGGAGCTGGTGTTCAGCTGCTGCCGCGGAGCTGTACAGATACAGGCGCCTTTGGGGCGCCACCTTCTCCATGCACTCATATCAACGGGGTTTCTGCAGAGGAGTCCAGCAGAGGCCTTGCAGGCTCATCCTATGACAGGAGGCAGAAATACTACACCCCAACATGGACCAAGCAGTGCCggatagaggaggaggaggagcaggaggaggagcaggagctctTAACCCACTCGTGGGCAGTGGGAGCTGAGAATGGAAGAGCTGGTTCCGACCTTGTGGATGATGGCTCGATGCTGGAGAGCCAGACTGGGATCAGCAAATCATCGTCTTTCTCCTTTGATTTCCCTAAAGACAAGAGCAACGGTGTGGAGTTTGcaccgccaccaccgccaccaaaAAAGCAGTCCAGGTACAGCCCTTACAGccttgtgagtgtgtgtgtggtggtctGTTAACCATTTGCAGTCAGGATGTTTGCTGCAGGAATTGATTGACTAGGACATGCttcccattctttttttcttccttttctgttcaaAGGTGGGCTTTTAGGAGCGTGGGAGGTGACTGCATGGCTGAAAAGCCACTTActtttttcactctgaaaagCTGTCAGATCTTTGCAAGTCCTGGTTCAAATGCCGTGCGTACTTGCAACAGCCCATAAGGGCTATAAGGTATGGCCTTGGGTCCCAGTATTCAAGTGAGAACAAGGTCCGTGCCTGGGATGGTTGGTGTTTTGCAGGTCAGCTTGATTCTATCTCAGCTATTCCTTTGATGTTGAATGGGATAGAAATTTGGTGTTATGAGCTTCTCTTGTAGGTGGAACTGGGCAACTTCTCTTGGTGATAATAGCAAGAGCCTCTTTCAGTTTGGCTCTaatgtcttttttgcttttgaggtTAACTCTTGAAGCTGCAGTTTCCCAGGGAGGACTCCTTACCTGCAAGCAGGTAATTAGAGCTTGCCTAACGTGTACTCATGATGTGTGGGAACAACCTGGCTTCAGGCAGACTTCTGCTCGCTGCTCTCCTGGAAGTCAGGTTTGCAAGCAGGGTGAGAGCAGGCCCTACAAAACAAATGTGAATGAGGGAGAGCTGTCCATCTGGGAAGGAAGTAGCTCTGCTAAGCAATTAAAAAAGCCAGGCTTCCGATACTGTGTGTGCATTCAGTATCTGCAGCTGtgtggatcaaaaaaaaaaaaaaagggaaagaaaaaaaaagagaaaatggaggaagaaaaattgATTTCCTTGCCATGCAACTAATGGATTAGGTTGTCTGGTCATAGtggggggggatactttcccatTTTCTGTGTCCTGTATTTGCTTTATTGCGTGCATTAGTTTTCTTACCTGAAACTGTGCATTGCACAACAGATTTGATTCCAGCTCCTTGATTTAAACGTTGAGAGAAGAAGGGATGAGCGTTTGAAGGAGAACTTGCCCTTGGGGTCCATGATCAAGCTTATGCATAGGCATCAGAGACCTGCAGGGTGAGACTGTGGTTGGGCTGGCCCATCCTCTGTTTTGTCCTCACGCTGAATTGTCAGTGTTTTTAGGATTGGCTAGCCCAGGGAATTAGTGTTTTAAATTGACCAAGTGGTGAACAAATCAGGTTTCTCAAGAACAGGGAAGGGATGAACAATACGCTTTAGTTCTCCTTAACGCTGGGCTTCCTGCTGTGATGCTGTGTGCCTGCTGgagtcagaggaaagaaaaggaccaCAAGCAAGTGAGCACACAGATGAGTTTTAGTGCCTTTAAAATCAAAGAGGACACAAAGATGTGCTTTAGTTTTGACCCTGTGAACTTTCTTTCATGGCTGCTGCCACTTGGTGTCTCCTATAAGCCTGTGGCTTGGGATTGTGCTTGCCACATGAGGTGTTGTTGAGATCTGGCAGAGCTGTGATGATATGATGCTGTCGAGCAGCGATCATTTAGGAAATGCTGAGTTGCCTGCTGAAAGTCCTCTAGGGCCTGAttccttcctctgcagagcagaggtcACTGGGCAGACCGGAAGGGTGGTGGCACTCAAACTCAGCAATATATATCCCAGCAACATCTTCCACTTGCAGTGCTAGGACCTCCTTCCATCCATGGAAGAGCAGCCATGCAGAGCCCTTTGCCCATACTGGGGGCAAAGATGCTCCCCTGGCAGTGCTCGGAGTCTCCTTCCTGCCTTCGTGAGGGCTGGGAGTCGAGACAGGGGGCTCCTTGATGTGTCAGGACAGGGTGTCTCCTTGGCTGAGTGACTTGGACCAGTTGTGCTCCAAGCCAGCAGCATGCCTTGCTGTTGCCATCTGCATGGAGTTACTATCCATCCTGAGAGCATTTTCTACTCCTTGGAGGGGCTGTTTCATGCTCCTGGGGTGATTGGGCTGTGCCAACTCTAACAGTTGCTTCTGAGTCATCCTGAAAGCATCTGTGTGCTAGAAAGCCTGTGTGAAAtcaggcagggaaactgaggtCGGGGAACACGTGGCATCCATGACCGGGATCTCCGGCAGAGCCATAAAACCTGCCAGGTGGTTGAGGTAGGTGCTGGCATTACTCTTACCCCCTGTGGCTGTAGGCCATGTGTTCTGCTTCGTGTATTTGTCTCCTAAATGCCTTGATGCCTGCAGCTGAGCCTTGGGGCACCTTAATCAAAGAGTGTAGCCCTCCCTCCAGCTACTAAACCCCTGCGCAGCCTGCCTGAGCAGCAATTTGATCAGATGGCGGGTTTCACAAGCCGTGCAAACCCAGCTCGttgctttgtttatttgctttgagATTGTTCTCATTTTCATCTCAAGCATGGCTTCTCTGAGCGTGTTGATGCAGGAGCCAGGGTGTTGTTACCTACACATGGTGGTGGGAGGGATG
Proteins encoded:
- the PRAG1 gene encoding inactive tyrosine-protein kinase PRAG1 — protein: MQNEQRRTLQKTQRALGLSHEDLKMSACSDFVEHVWKPGSCKNCFNPKSSHRLQTPPDVGACGALPNGVRTKPESPALEDEGVNTSPFSKPTIAVKPTMINSDVSDAWADVNMNADLSQVSWGMVSGKHLLLKSGDAQRICLDNFGNGGVRKPFLHNPPSDCLSCCPPSYSMVGLRSLESRVERNVSIHSLVLVGEVGKQEDRAKDKFALPHRALCPNPSVLGDRSTTNSSKNPPSQAREGAALPSEGDCGRLSSSFESEGGEYCSITDCRREHPVSREPRCAEGKGARCEKESPAPCGWRQRDAPEIPRPSGRVVKFSEEEHRAANVAFCITKDQGDPLPYALCSERKKLALHSEPAAFPESMGSSKAAAFALSREDEDLPLPEEPSVTGGPRPEGSSTPQQALVEPQRSHLAEPAHGDPIYAESTKRKKVQLKAVSGQAKAEKMARGTGKEQADGMWRDGGWALGGEKEYQDSAGQVAAKITIMTAHTEDDHKTIFLSSPDSAVGVQWPCISPTSHADFGASSPAIEPGDIFQASGSENSPRFHLAAPAKTSVTEGPAIPPKMSKNSQAGSEGNRVAPVSSHVARFGDDNSHDGAGVQLLPRSCTDTGAFGAPPSPCTHINGVSAEESSRGLAGSSYDRRQKYYTPTWTKQCRIEEEEEQEEEQELLTHSWAVGAENGRAGSDLVDDGSMLESQTGISKSSSFSFDFPKDKSNGVEFAPPPPPPKKQSRHALKMNPNNAELERVSNSSAESLSPPFRSVHVSFTAGSSDSLDSDTQTGSDGRHSSEPNHSPPPAESQVFPSVPFLPASGEDGPSSAPSCPPPLPQKKTVSRTVSSPDGFFVGQVSSGRAPGAASPRLNVSHSESNVCLREESPFVHAASLGGRPGAFSSSESLEKDSKGNGYWGSATGKSTGACAPSRNLQSLSSSQLSVSSQVSSGSSLQLHNLLSNMDSKEGVYAKLGALYAESLRRLVAKCEDCFMREQKNELHFSENNWSLFKLTCNKPCCDSGDAIYYCATCSKDPSTTYAVKICKTQESKVAASYCSPAVPVHFNIQQDCGHFVASVPSSMLLASDVGKNMPGDGLHPSRTASEHDCVVVITREVPSQTTADFVRDSVMLHQAKPELYERRVCFLLLQLCNGLEHLKEHGIIHRDLCLENLLLVPCKPPMSCVKAKDDKHLPRLIISNFLKAKQKPGTGDSKLKKSQARLAPEIVSASQYKKFDEFQTGILIYELLHQPNPFEEKVHLREQEYSPEDLPALPSLSIYSRGLQQLAHLLLEADPIKRVRITEAKRMLQCLLWGPRKDLTEQPLSHEEALRQVLQNWVDMKRALLMMKFAERAVDTERSIELEDWLCCQYLASAEPTSLSHTLKLLQLL